Proteins from a single region of Choristoneura fumiferana chromosome 27, NRCan_CFum_1, whole genome shotgun sequence:
- the LOC141443315 gene encoding angiotensin-converting enzyme-like, whose protein sequence is MMLLLFLTTIATASCQTDIPTLVEKVNDVTTSFNAIAAEIAWQSSIDPGNIELPSRAANYQKERIFWEENACSRLAALESRHLLNSTERRMTYLMCREPRLTFEEARRTSALYQELQSIYEYAEICIPYEKTTQYDMTDVEDAILEYISTVNRVLKTKTNETILTAAKLASKETAMEPSICLKGESAFEEMMKFSRNEKVLRWLWLTWRDKVGKPMRGPYRRLVKVENKAARRNGYKDVGAAWRDELEIPDLRVLCRKLYYDIKPLYSLLHGVVRFFLRKAYGDIVPELGPIPAHLLGNLWAQNWDSIADLILPQTVDLDKSLKSSNWTALKLVKHAEDFYQSLGLPAMTAAFWRESVFERETPDTRCHGTAADMFKDGDFRLLYCSGVSAEDLYVLHHEMGHIQYYMAYEKQPGIFRQANSALHETIGDTIMYGVMTPQHLHRLGLINDSVLFTYPTVEEIEELLDEGKDEVNNEKKDVQSIDNTNYMSNAKSFKEDTSKTRDDKPTLNKLVTSDDILLLKQALNKIPQIPFALIIDEYRWKYFEGGLGKRLNEEFWDLTIQLQGIAPPESRDEDNFDAGAKYHVPDNTPFIRYFLSSFLQHQLFENLCKASVFGRLGVQEELPETITMNRCDIYGSRSAGKLLKDFMSRGHSQHWRQILKETIDVDTISASALKRYYRPLYKLLSHLVRAHRIPIGW, encoded by the exons ATGATGCTCCTGCTCTTCTTGACAACCATAGCTACGGCCTCTTGTCAAACCGACATACCAACCTTAGTAGAAAAAGTGAATGACGTCACAACAAGCTTCAACGCTATCGCTGCCGAAATAGCGTGGCAATCTTCTATTGATCCTGGCAACATCGAGCTCCCGAGTAGAGCTGCCAACTACCAGAAAGAACGGATTTTCTGGGAGGAGAATGCCTGCAGCAGGTTGGCAGCATTGGAGAGCCGTCATTTGTTAAATAGCACTGAAAGGCGTATGACTTATTTAATGTGCCGAGAGCCGAGGTTGACGTTTGAAGAGgcaag aAGAACCAGCGCCCTTTATCAAGAGCTACAATCAATTTATGAATACGCAGAAATATGTATACCTTACGAAAAAACCACGCAGTATGACATGACAGATGTCGAAGACGCCATCTTGGAATACATTTCAACCGTCAACCgagttttaaaaacaaaaacaaatgaaaccATTCTGACTGCCGCTAAGTTGGCATCGAAAGAGACGGCGATGGAGCCCTCTATATGTTTGAAAGGAGAATCAGCTTTTGAGGAGATGATGAAATTTTCGAGAAACGAAAAGGTTCTGAGGTGGTTGTGGTTAACGTGGAGGGACAAAGTGGGGAAACCAATGAGGGGGCCTTATAGAAGATTGGTTAAGGTTGAAAACAAAGCTGCTAGAAGGAACG GGTACAAAGACGTCGGCGCTGCCTGGCGGGACGAGCTCGAGATTCCGGACCTTCGGGTACTCTGTAGAAAACTGTACTACGACATTAAGCCTCTGTACTCCCTCCTTCATGGAGTTGTGAGGTTCTTTCTAAGGAAGGCCTATGGAGACATCGTTCCTGAACTAGGGCCAATACCTGCTCATTTACTTG GAAACTTGTGGGCTCAAAATTGGGATTCAATAGCGGATCTTATTCTCCCGCAAACCGTTGATTTAGACAAAAGCTTAAAAAGCTCTAATTGGACTGCACTTAAattg GTGAAACACGCAGAAGACTTCTATCAATCTCTGGGCCTGCCCGCCATGACAGCTGCATTTTGGCGAGAATCCGTGTTTGAGCGCGAAACACCTGACACACGCTGTCACGGCACCGCGGCGGACATGTTTAAAGATGGCGACTTCAG gCTATTGTATTGCTCCGGGGTATCAGCTGAGGACTTGTATGTGCTGCATCATGAAATGGGGCACATCCAATATTATATGGCGTATGAAAAACAGCCTGGCATATTTAGG CAAGCAAATTCAGCTCTTCACGAAACAATAGGTGACACCATCATGTACGGTGTAATGACACCTCAGCACTTGCATCGATTAGGTTTAATCAATGACTCTGTACTCTTTACATATCCGACTGTTGAAGAAATCGAAGAATTACTGGACGAAGGCAAAGATGAagttaataatgaaaaaaaagatgTACAATCCATTGATAATACCAATTACATGTCAAATGCAAAATCGTTTAAAGAAGATACATCAAAAACAAGAGACGATAAACCAACTTTGAATAAACTTGTAACTTCGGATGATATTCTACTTCTGAAACAAGCTCTAAATAAAATACCACAGATACCATTTGCACTTATCATTGACGAATACAGATGGAAGTATTTTGAGGGTGGATTAGGTAAAAGATTGAACGAGGAATTTTGGGATTTAACTATACAGCTACAAGGAATAGCTCCTCCAGAATCGAGGGATGAAGATAATTTTGATGCTGGCGCGAAGTATCATGTCCCAGATAATACTCCTTTCATAAG GTATTTCCTGAGTAGTTTCCTCCAGCATCAACTGTTCGAGAACCTCTGCAAAGCCTCAGTCTTTGGCCGTCTAGGAGTCCAAGAAGAGCTGCCTGAGACCATAACCATGAACAGATGTGACATCTACGGTTCCAGATCTGCTGGGAAACTTTTGAA aGACTTCATGTCCAGAGGTCATTCGCAGCATTGGCGGCAAATACTAAAAGAAACAATCGACGTAGACACCATCTCTGCTTCAGCTCTAAAGCGATACTACCGCCCTCTCTACAAACTCTTATCTCACCTCGTACGCGCGCACCGCATCCCCATTGGCTGGTAG